From Deinococcus detaillensis:
AGCGAGCTGCGCGGCTGGCGCTACAGTCCGGCGGCGGCGGGTTCCGGCACGGCCAGCCGCAGCAACGTCTTTTTGCTTTCGTCCTCGCCGCTGACCTTGCACAGCGGCTGGCGCGGCGTGTTGCTGCCGCCCGCCGGCGGCTCAGACCGCTCGCGGCTGGCGATCGACTTTTCGCCCGCCTTTGCCAACACCACCCCGCTTTTGCCCGCCGAAAAAGTGCTGGCCGCTGCGCCGCCCGTGCGCTCATCCGCGCTGACCTTCAACGGAACAGCCTTGGCGCTGCCCAGCGTCGTCATTGACGCCGGGCACGGTGGGCGCGACCCCGGCGCGGTGGGCCTGGTGACCGAGAAAATGGTGGTGCTGGACGTGGCCCTGCGGGTGCGGCGCTACCTTCAGTCGGCGGGCATTAACGTCATCATGAGCCGCGAAAACGACAGCGCCATTTCCAACGACAAAAACACCGACCTCAATGCCCGCGCCGCGCTGGGCTACAACGGCGCTCAGCTGTATGTCAGCATTCACGCCAACAGCATGGAGCCGGTCAATGTGCTCAGGGGCTACGGCATCGAAACCTGGTGGAACAACAACAACGCCGCCAGTTCGGCCTTTGCCGGATTGCTGCAAGCCAATATTATTCAAACCACTGGAGCTTACAACCAGGGGCTGAAAAGCTCGCGCTCGCTGGCGGTGCTGCGCGGCTCGCGAGTGCCCGCCGCTTTGGTCGAAATCGGCTTCGTGGGCCATCCGGTCGACGGCAGCAACTTGGAAGACGACAACTACCTCGAGCGGGTGGCGCTGGGCATCGCACGCGGCATCCGCGAGGCGCTGGTGACGGGCGTGGCCACGCCAGCGGGCAAGTAAAGAAGCCCCCAAGTGAGCGTTTAGCTTTTGCTGCTGTCCCCCAGCGGCACGGCAATCTGTTTGCGGGCGGCCTGAGCGGTGGGGGTCAGCCACACCACGCCGCTGCCGGTTAGGCTATAGATCATGCCCTCGCCGCTGCGGTAGGTGCTGAACCAGCCCCGGTCGAACTTTTCGATATTGAACTGCAAACTGCTGGAAAACAGCAGGATCAGGTCGCCGTCTATGCGCATTTCGTCGTTGTTGAGGGTGTGGATTTCGATTTCCTCGAACGGCACCGGGCTCTCCAGCACGAAGTAGCCGGTTCCCTTGAGTTCCGGCGACACCAAGCCGTTGCCGCCGAAAGCGCGGGCGTCGAGCATGAGGCGCGGCGACATGTCCATGCTGGTTTCGCACGAGTAAAAAGCTCCGTCGTCGATGATGTAGTTATCGTTCGGCGAATCTTTTTCACCGATAATCAGGTGTTTGTAAGTGGGTTCTGTCCAGACCACGCCGCTGCCCTGAAAGATGTTGCGCGACGACGACTCGCCCATTGCTCGGCCCGCCGCCATCCGCGCCACCCCGCCGAGCAGGCCGCCCAGCCCGCCGCCCCCTTGGTTGCCGCCGCCCATCCCCGGCGAACTCTGCATTCCGCTCAGCGACTTCATGCGGATATTGCCCCGGCTGAACTGAAAGGCTCCGGGTTGCAGCAGCGCCCCGCCGCCGTCGAGCTTAATCTCGAGGACGTTGGGACGCATTCCCAAGCGGTCAGCGGCGTAGAAGTGCTGCGCTTCGTAGAGGTCGTGCGGCTGCACCGGACTTTGGTAAGTGGTAAAGGTCACGCCCTTGCCGGCGGCGGTGTCGAGCTGCTTGAGATTTTCACGGCGCTTTTCCATGCTGAGCCTCCTGCCTTGAAGTTAAAGTGAAGATGAAATCACAGTTTACCTCACAGCGCTTTTGCAGGCAGCGCAATGACTTCTTGGCTCTCGGTGACGCGCCTGCCCGCCGCAAAGGTCAGGTCGCCCAGCGGCACACCAAAATGTGAATCCACTTCCAGCAGGCCCAATTCCAGGCCGCTGAGCGCCGCGCTGATGGGCAAGCCGCCGCTGGCACGGGCGTTGACTTCCAGGAGTTTGGGCTGGCCGTGCTTATCTTCACGGAACTGGGCATTGAAGAGGCCGTCCATCTGGAGTTCGCGGCAGAGGAGGGCCGTCCACTCGCGCATCTGCGGATGCTCCACAGCGGTTTGCAAGTTGCCCAGCCCCACGAGCTTGCGCCGAATCACGCAGGTCAGCAGCTCGCCGCCGCGAGCGAGGGCGTCAATGCTGTATTCAAAGCCGGGCAGGGTTTCCATCACCAGCATCACTGGCAGTTCCTGATCCTTAAACAGCAGTTCGGCAGCGGGGTAGCTCAGGCGCAGCGGGTTGCCGCTCAAAAAGTATTTGAGGTCGTCACCCTCGGTCAAAATCCTAAAGCCGATCCCGAAGATGCCGCGTGCGGGTTTGATACAGGCCGAGCCGTACTCGGCTTCGAGTTCGCGGGCCGCCGCCAGCATCTCCGGCCAATTGTGCACGGGCCGCGTTTCGGGCATGGGGATGTGCTCAGCGAAGGTCTGGTAAAAGTGGGCTTTGTCTTCGCACCGCTCAAAACTGGCCGGGTCAGTGCTGGGAACAATGAGGC
This genomic window contains:
- a CDS encoding ATP-grasp domain-containing protein; protein product: MSTASPDALPPVWFSKNISPTLQRIRQVKRSGRYRVLASHTSPDAGYLGAADHGFVEPAMPSAAAYLKYVLQTVREHNIAALVAGRYAAHLAQHRAEIGAAGCRLIVPSTDPASFERCEDKAHFYQTFAEHIPMPETRPVHNWPEMLAAARELEAEYGSACIKPARGIFGIGFRILTEGDDLKYFLSGNPLRLSYPAAELLFKDQELPVMLVMETLPGFEYSIDALARGGELLTCVIRRKLVGLGNLQTAVEHPQMREWTALLCRELQMDGLFNAQFREDKHGQPKLLEVNARASGGLPISAALSGLELGLLEVDSHFGVPLGDLTFAAGRRVTESQEVIALPAKAL
- a CDS encoding AIM24 family protein — protein: MEKRRENLKQLDTAAGKGVTFTTYQSPVQPHDLYEAQHFYAADRLGMRPNVLEIKLDGGGALLQPGAFQFSRGNIRMKSLSGMQSSPGMGGGNQGGGGLGGLLGGVARMAAGRAMGESSSRNIFQGSGVVWTEPTYKHLIIGEKDSPNDNYIIDDGAFYSCETSMDMSPRLMLDARAFGGNGLVSPELKGTGYFVLESPVPFEEIEIHTLNNDEMRIDGDLILLFSSSLQFNIEKFDRGWFSTYRSGEGMIYSLTGSGVVWLTPTAQAARKQIAVPLGDSSKS